From one Neofelis nebulosa isolate mNeoNeb1 chromosome 4, mNeoNeb1.pri, whole genome shotgun sequence genomic stretch:
- the CAV2 gene encoding caveolin-2 — protein MGLETEKADVQLFMDDDSYSRHSGVDYADPDKFADSGSDRDPHRLNSNLKVGFEDVIAEPVSTHSFDKVWICSHALFEISKYVIYKFLTLFLAIPLAFAAGILFATLSCLHIWIIMPFVKTCLMVLPSVQTIWKSITDVVIAPLCTSVGRSFSSVSLQLSHD, from the exons ATGGGGCTGGAGACCGAGAAAGCAGACGTCCAGCTCTTCATGGACGACGACTCCTACAGCCGCCACAGCGGCGTCGACTACGCTGACCCGGATAAGTTCGCGGACTCGGGCTCCGACCGGGATCCCCACCGGCTCAACTCGAACCTCAAG GTGGGCTTCGAGGATGTGATTGCAGAGCCGGTGTCTACGCACTCCTTTGACAAAGTGTGGATCTGCAGCCATGCCCTCTTTGAAATCAGCAAATACGTGATATACAAGTTCCTGACATTGTTCCTGGCTATCCCCCTGGCCTTCGCTGCAGGAATTCTCTTTGCCACCCTCAGCTGTCTGCACATCTG GATTATAATGCCTTTTGTAAAGACCTGCCTAATGGTCCTACCTTCAGTGCAGACAATATGGAAGAGCATAACAGATGTTGTCATTGCCCCATTGTGCACAAGTGTAGGACGCAGCTTCTCTTCTGTCAGCTTGCAACTAAGCCACGACTGA